From Ignavibacterium sp.:
CTTTTCAGAAATATAATCTTGTTGGCAGCACTGCTTATTATCCTTCGATGAATTTTGATGACTTTAGAATCAAAAACCTGAATCTTTCACTTTCTGCATTCGCTGATTTGAATAAATATGATTATCAACTTCAGATTGATAAACTTTCTTTCGAACCAAACTTTACATTTTTCAATCTTAAAAATTTGTCGGGAAGATTTTTATTAACAAGAAATGCTGCCGGAATTGATAATCTGAATATTGAAACGGATGATACAGAGCTTAATTTATCTGCAGGTATTACTTATGTTGATTTCCTGGAAAACTTCTCTGAAGAAGATCTTAAAACTGCACCACTTCGTATTGATCTTGATATCAATAAATTAAATTTCAATGCAATCTCTACTTTTTTTCCTGATTTAGATATGCTTGGTGGTGATTTGAATGGTAAATTAAGTGTTACCGGAACGATGAATGATTTGCTTGTTAAAAAATTGGAACTTTATACAGGAAGAACTTCGATTGTTGCAAATGCCGAATTAAAAAATCTTCTCGGTCCGGATAGTTTGAGAATTAACGCTTCACTGGATAATTCATATATTTTTTTACCTGATGTCGGTACAATTCTTAAATCACAATCATTTAATGATTATAAAGATTTTGGTCTGATTAAGTTTAATGAATTAAAATACATTGGAACACCAAATTCATTTACTTCAACATTTGCACTCGAATCTCAAAAGGGAAAACTGAAAGGAAAATCCTTTCTCGATTTCTCATCCGATAATATGAAATATGATGCAGAATTGTTCACTGAAAATTTTGATTTTTCTACTTTCACCGGAATTCCGAGCAGAATCAATTCTAATCTTAAAATTATTGGTGAAGGAACTGATCCCGAAACAGTTAATGCAAAAGTCCAGTTAGATGCGTTAAATTCTTCATTTGGTAAACTGGATATTAACTCTTTTCAGATTAATGCTTCAGCAAAGGATAAAAGAATTCAGTTTGATTTAAATCTTTTATCAGACACTGCGAATGTTTCATTGAATGGTATTGTTGATTACTTAAATCAGAATGACCCTTATCATAAAATAGATGGTTTTGTAAATAACCTTAACATTGGAAAGTTGCTCAATGATGAATCTTTAAATTCAAAAATTAATATCAGTCTTGATGAAGAAGGTCGTGGCTTTAATCCGGATAGTATGGATTTATTTCTTATTACGGATATTAAAAATTCTTCCTTCAGTGAATATGAAATTGACAGCACAAGATTAATTCTTGATGTAAGACGAAATGACGGTGGAATTAAAGTTATCAATCTTGTTTCTGATATTGCTGATATTACTCTTAAAGGTGATTTCTATATCACAACATTGGCTAAAGCTTTTGCAAATGAAAGTCAGATTATCATTAATCAGATTAAGGAAAAAATTAATCCTGTGCTCGGAATCGAAAATGAAGCGACAACTCAAATTCAGATTAATAATCCTGTAATTACCAACTCGGTTTTCTACGCTGATATTCTTCTTGATTTCAAAGAGTTTGTTCCGCTTAAAATTAATTCGAATGAAATTGAAATCGGTGGAATGATCACGGGAAATATTAAAGCAACTTCAAGCACATTAGAGTTAGTACTAAATTCCAATCTTAACTATTTGAAGTTGATGTCACCAACAAATCTTGTGTTTCTGACTCAATCAAGATTTAATGTAAATCTTTTTAATGAACGAAAACCAGATTCCACTATAAACACAAACATAAAAGTTGGATTTGCTTCTGATAGGATTTATGCTGGTACTAACTTTTACAATGTCAGATTAAATGTGAATTATGATAATGACTTATTACAAATTTCCTCCGGTGGATTTATTCAGAATAATCTTAGTTACAATATTAACGCACGTGGAAAAGTTTCTGATGATACTCTAAAGTTCAATTTTTCTGATTTGAACATTATCTACAGAGGCATTCCGATTCAGAACAAAAGTGATCTGAGAATTTATTATTCCAAAGGCGATTTTATTTTTGATAATTTTGTTCTTGATGCTGCAAAAGGGAAAATAATTGCAAACGGGTTTTTTGGTGAAAGTCCTGATGGTAAGGTTACGCTAAGCGTTAAGGATATAAGCAGCGAACTAATAAGTGAAAAAGTCTTGTCGCTCACTCCGGAAAATTATATTCATTCCAGTATTAATATTAAAGGAGAATTAACAGGCAACATTTCTAATCCTGTTTTTAATATTGATGCCTCACTGAGTGATATCGTTATTAATGAGAAAAAGTTTGGTTCGCTTATCGCTAAGTTTGATTATGACAATAATCTGTTAAACACAGATATCAGAATTGTTAACAGAACTGAAGGAATAAATGAACCGGAACTTTCTATAGTAGGATACATTCCGCTAAATCTTTCTCAGACTGATAGTTTAAATGAACCTGTTAAAGAAATTAACTTGCATGTTTTTTCTGATAATTTCAATCTGGCTTCTCTTGGAAATCTTATTCCAACACTTGAAATAAAAAGCGGTTTTCTTGAAACAGAAATTTATCTTGAAGGACAAATTGATAACCCAATAGTTACTGGTTATCTTTCTTTCAACTCAACAACGGTTAAATCTTTATTTAATAATCTGGTTTATAATTTTGATTCAAAAATCTATTGGGATAATGAAGAGATATCTTTTGAAAGTATTTCGCTAAGTAATCAGTTAGGAACAAAGAATGGTGGCTCAATTAAAGGAAGCGGAAATATTACACTTAAAAAGTTTTTGTTGTCAACAGCTGAATTCAAATTTAATGGCGATTTAAAAGTACTGGATAAAATATCAAAGGAAGTTAATCCGAATGTTTACGGAGATTTGGTAATTCAAACCAAAGGCGATATTACTTTTGAAATGAATGAAACGCAGATGAATTTGAATATGCCAATCAGTGTAACGGAAGCTGATCTGGTTTTCCCACTTTCAAAATCTGCATATTCAGGTGCTGCTGATTTCAAATACAGATGGATAAATTCAGATAGTTCAAGAAGTATAATTGAGTCTCAGCTTGATAGCTTGTTACTTGAATTTGAGAGAAGAGAAATTGCAAGTCTTCCAACTAATGGAAAGCGCACTTTTAATTATACAATTGATGTTAAACTTGATACTGAAGCCAAAATTGTTGTTATGCTTTCAAAAGAACTTAATCAGGATTTAACTGCCGTGTTAGATGGAAATGTGATTCTGACTTCTGTTGATGGACTTCAGAGAACCAGCGGACAGTTCAATCTTCTCGAAGGTTCAAAGCTTACTTTCATTAAGACTTTTGAAGCAAGTGGAAATATAAAATTTGAAAACATAAGCAATCCGCTGATAGACATAACTGCAACATATAAAGATTACTATACTCCTGTAACTGAAAGCGGAACAACAGAACAGGAAGTAGCAGTAAAAATAAAATTAAAAGGTCCGCTCAGCGAGCTCAACCAGAATTTTGTGAAAGATCCTGAAAACATTGGAGTTTATATCGGAGCAGAGAATATTCAGAAAGATCAGAGAGATCCAACCAAAGGACCATCCGATGCTGTCTTCTTTATTATTTCAGGGAAATTTACTGATGGTGCAACAACTCAGGAACGCAGCGCGGTCGCTTCTGTTGCAACTGATCTGGCTGGTTCTGTTTTGGGCGGAGTATTGAATCAATTTGTCGGTGATTATGTTAGAAGTATACAGCTCAGACAAGTTGGAACTGAGACGAAATTCAGTCTTATTGGCAAAGTTGGCAACTTCAGATATGAGATTGGTGGAACAACAGAAGTATTTCAGGACCTTAGCAGAGCAAGTGTTAAAATTAACTGGCCTGTTTCAAGAAGACTTTTGCTGAAGCTCGAAAGAAAAGAATCTTTTGTTAATCAATCTGTTGTAAACGCCGAGCTTTATAATGAAATCGGTTTAAAATATTTATTCGAATTTTAATGAAAAAAGAATTAAAAGCATTCTTCAAAAAAAATCCCGGCAGATCTTACAAAGCAAAAGAAATTGCCAGACGCTTAAATGCAAACTCTGATCATCAGTATGAAGCATTAAAAAGCGCATTGAATAAACTTTATGATGAAAAATTTCTCACACGAACCGGCAAGAGATTCAAGCTCAATCAAATACCTTCAACAAATAAAATAACTGGCACACTCGAGTTGACTGAAGGTGGTTATGGATTCGTGATTCCGGATAACCGCAAACTGAGCGATATTTTTATCGCTGCCAGGAATCTTGGAACTGCATTCGATGGTGATAAAGTTGAAGTTGTTCTTTTTGCAAAACAGAAGGGAAGAAATCTTGAAGGTCAGATTGTAAATGTCATTTCCAGAAAGCGTAAAGAATATGTCGGAATTCTTAAGAAAGAAAAATCACTTTATTACATTACGCCTGACGAACCAACAATCCATCGTGATATTTACATTGATCCACAAAAGATTAACTCAGCAAAAGTCGGTGATAAAGTTGTGGTTGGAAATCTTGTTTGGGAAATTCCAACGCAAAATCCTATCGGAGAAATTATTGAAGTATTAGGAAAACCAGGTTCTCTTGACACAGAAGTAACTTCAATTGCAAAAGAATTTGGATTAAGATATCGCTTTCCGTCCAGTGTTGTAAATGAAGCCGATGAAATAATTTTTGAAATCACTTCCGAGGAATTAAAACACAGAGTTGATTTCCGTGAAAAGAATGTAATTACAATTGATCCTGAAGATGCAAAAGATTTTGATGATGCATTATCAATAGAGAAAAATGAAAACGGCAATTTCATAGTTGGAATTCATATAGCTGATGTTTCTCACTATGTCGATTATGATTCATTTCTTGATCAGGAAGCACAACAAAGAGGAAATAGCGTTTATCTTGTTGGTAAAGTTATTCCAATGCTTCCGGAAAACCTTTCTAATAACATCTGCTCGCTTGTTCCGAATGAAGATCGGCTTACTTATTCTGTAATTGTTGAAATGACTCCAAGAGGAAGAATTGTTGATTATCAGATAAAGAAGACCATCATCAATTCCAAAAGAAGATTTAATTATGATGAAGTTCAGAAAATAATTGAGACAGGTGAAGGAGATTTCGCTGAGGATATACTGAACCTTGATAAGCTCGCAAAAATATTAAGACGCAAGCGAATGAAAGAGGGAAGTTTTGACTTCAATACTCTTGAAGTGAAATTTAAACTTGATGAATATGGGAGACCACTTGAAGCTTACATCAAGTCAATGAAAGACAGCAATATGCTGGTTGAAGAGTTTATGCTTCTTGCCAACAAAATTGTTGCACAACATATTGCTTTACCCAAAAGAGGAGAAGCAAAACCGTTTGTTTATCGTGTGCACGATTTACCTGATCAGGAAAAAATATTTGAATTTGTTCGCTTTGTTAAATCGCTTGGATATCAGGTTAATCCTAACTTAATCAAGAAATCAAGTGAGTTTCAAAAGTTACTTGATCAGGTTAAGGGAAAAGAAGAAGAGCCGCTTATCAATGAACTTGCAATTCGTTCTATGGCAAAAGCATTTTATTCACCGAGAAATATTGGACATTACGGATTAGGATTTAAATATTACACGCACTTTACTTCACCAATCAGAAGATATAGTGATTTACTTGTTCACAGACTTTTGTACAAATACATTGAAAGTCCAAAACTTCCTGGTTATACACTTGAAGAGCTTGAAGAAATTTGCGAACACATCTCTGCTTGTGAAAGAACAGCAATGGAAGCCGAAAGATATTCGGTTAAACTGAAACAGGTTGAATTATTGTCAAATCGTGTGGGAGATGAATTTCACGCTATTATTTCGGGTGTTGTTCATTTTGGAATCTTTGTAAAAATCACTGATATTCTTGCCGAAGGACTCATAAGGTTGAGAGATCTGGAAGACGATTTTTATATCTATGATGAAAAGAAATATGCAATAATCGGAAAGAGAACTAAAAAAATGTATAGACTTGGAGATAAAGTTAGTGTTAAACTTGTAAGAGTAAATGAAGAAAGACTTGAATTGGACTTTCTCATTGTTGAATAAACGAGGATAAAGTTTATGAAGAAAATATTTTTAATCTTATTCGCATTTGTTATCACTTCGCAAACTGGTTTTGCACAGTTTGGAAAAAATAAAGTTCAATACAAAGATTATGTCTGGTATTACATTCAGACTGATCACTTCGATATTTATTTTAATGAAGGTGGTGAAACTTTAACAGAGTTTACTGCGCAGGCTGCTGAAGATGCTTTAAGTTCAATTCAAAATACTTTTAAGTATAAAATCAATAGCAGAATTACAATTATTGTTTACAATTCGCAGAATGATTTTCAGGAAACAAATGTAACGGACACTTATCTCAGCGAAGGTATTCAGGGTTTTACAGAGCTATTCAAAAACAGGGTTGTAATTCAGTTTACTGGTTCATATAAACAGTTCAGACATCTTATTCATCACGAATTGGTTCACGCAGTAATGAATGATATGTATTATGGTGGCTCAATTCAGAATATCATTTCAAGCAATATTTCGCTTCAGTTCCCAATTTGGTTTTCTGAAGGACTAGCAGAATATGAAGCATTAGGTTGGGATGTTGACACAGATATGTTTTTGCGTGATGCAACAATCAGTGAAAATCTTCCTGATATGATGAACCTTGATGGATACTTTGCTTATCGTGGCGGACAATCTGTTTTCTATTATATCGCAAATAAATATGGCCGCCAGAAAATTGGTGAACTTATGAATAAGATTAAAGGAGTTGGAAATGTTCCCGAAGCGTTTCGTCAAACACTTGGAATTGATTTGAAAGAACTTGGTGAAAGATGGAAAAAAGAAATTAAAAAAACTTATTGGCCTGATATTGCGCTTAGAGAAGATCCGGAACAGTTCGCTAAGAGACTTACTAATCCAAAAAATGATGATGGATTTTATAACACTTCTCCTGCGCTTTCGCCTCAGGGAGATAAAATTGCATTTATTTCAAACAGAAATTTTTATTTTGATGTTTTTATAATGGATGCGATTGATGGTAAAATTATCAAGCGAATTGTGAAAGGAAACAGAACACCGGATTTTGAAGAACTGAATATTTTAACTCCGGGATTAACCTGGTCACCTGATGGAAATAAAATTGCTCTTTCAGCGAAGAGTAACGGATATGATATAATTTACATTATTGATGTAAACACAGAAGATAGAAAATCTCTTCCTGTTAAACTTGAAGCTATTCACAGTGTAACATGGTCTCACGACGGAACCAGATTGGCATTTATCGGACAGGATAAAAAGCAATCCGATGTTTATATCTATGAACTTGAAACGAATGTATTAACCAATCTTACTAATGATTCTTTTGGTGATTATGATCCATCGTGGTCAAACGACGACCGATATATTTATTTCTCTTCAGATCGTGGTGATAATATTAAAACTGATAAAGTTCTTGATGGAGTTTCAATCTACAATACAGACTATAAGCAAAAAGATATTTACCGCATTGTCCTCGAGAATAGAAGAATTGAAAGAATAACTAATCTTCCAGAAAGTGATGAAACTTTTCCCCATCAAAGTGCTGATGGAAAAAATCTAATTTTCATTTCTGATATAAACGGAATTAATAATATCTATACTTTTGACCACAAACGAGATGATAATTCACTAAAAGTTGCAAATGAAGAAACTGATCTGACTCCGATTACAAATTCACTTACCGGATTGTATCAGCTTTCGCTTTCTTATGACACAAAGAAAATGGCTTTCTCTTCGCTTTATGAATCTGTATTTAATATCTTTCTTATGAACAATCCATTTGAACCAAAGACAAATCTCAAACCTCTGAAGCCAACTTTGTTTATTGAAAAAATGCGTAAGAAAGAATTAGATGGAGATGGGCAAATAGTTGTTGTTGATGAAGCCATCGCTGATACAACTCAAAAGAATGCTGATGATATTACAATCTTTACCGGAAATGTGGTTGATCCGAATGACACTTTAAGTAAAGCTGAAAGAGACTATTCAAGATATATCTTTGGAATTACACAAGCGCAGGATTCTGCAAAACAGATTTCCAATTTATTTATGCCACAGGATAATCTTGATGATGAAGGCAATTTCAAAGTGAGGAAGTATAAAGTTACTTTCGGACCAGACCTTGTTTATGCAAACGCTGGTTACAGCACTTTTTATGGACTTATTGGTACAACAATTTTATCATTCAGTGATGTGCTTGGTGACCACCGCCTGATTGGTGTTACCGGTTTACAGATTGATTTAAAGAACAGTGATTACGGTTTAGCTTATTATTATCTCGGTGGAAGAATTAAATATGGTGTTGAAGGATTTCACACAGCAAGGTTTGTAAATCTTATCAGAGGTGATTACATAAATCTCTATCGCTTCAGAAATTTTCAGCTATCTGTAAATGCAAATTATCCTTTGAATCGTTTTTACAGATTTGAAGGTGGCGTAAGTTATATGAATGTAAGAAGTGAAAATCTTGATGACTATACAGTGCCGCTTGAAGAAGCAAGTTTCTTTGTTCCGCAATTAGCTTTTGTTCACGACAATGTGCTCTGGGGTTACACCTCTCCAATTGAAGGAACCAGATACAGATTTGATACATACGGGAACCCGGGAATTGGCAATAAGAATTTAAGCTTCTGGACAGCAACCGGAGACTACAGAACTTACTTCAGGTTTTTTACCGATTATAGTTTTGCAATCAGATTCTCGGGTGGATATTCAACCGGCGCTAATGCCCAAAGATTTTTTATGGGAGGAACTGAAAACTGGATTAATCGAAGTTTTGCAACAACAGAAATTCCGATTAACTCTACTACTGATTTTGCATTTCTCACAGTTGTTTTACCAATGCGCGGATTTGATTATTCCGAAAGAATTGGAACTAAATACGCATTGATGAATTATGAATTCCGGTATCCATTAATTGGTTATTTAATCCCGCGTGGCATTCCATTATTCTTTGCTAACATTCTTGGTACTGTATTTCTTGATATCGGCACTGCCTGGAATGATAACAAACAACTTCAACTGTTTGATAAAAATCAATTTGGTCAAACGAGAACAAAGGATTTACTCATTGGAACCGGCGTTGGTTCACGAGTTTACTTTTTAGGATTCTTACTTAAGTTTGATGTTGCCTGGGCATATTTCGTAGAAAAATGGTCAGAACCAAAATTTTATTTTTCGATAGGTTTGGATTACTAAAAAGTAAATCTGGATTATGTAAAACTCTTTGATAATAAATAATTAGTTTTAGAACTTAATCAGGCATTTAAACAAAAAGAGACAACCTAATTCGTTGTCTCTTTAATTTTATCAATCAGAATATCCTTTCAAGCAGCAGCTTCTTTTACAGTGCTTTCACTTTTTGTGTTATTCTTCTTAGAACTACCTGAATTGGAGTTGTTAGAGTTATTTTTATAATCGGTTTGATAAAATCCATTACCTTTAAATATTGGTCCGGCTCCCGGCCCAATTAATCTTTTCAGTTGACCACCACACTTTGGGCAAGTTGTAAGTGGTTGATCTTTCATTGACTGAAAATACTCAAATGTATAATTGCATACTGAACATTTATAGTCGTATGTAGGCATAAACTCAATCTCCTTAAAATTTTGTGGGCAAACTTAAGCAGAATTATTAAAAAATTCTATAATTTTGATGCAGTTAATAATATTCAGGTTTCAGTGAATGAAGAATTTTCTTTCTGTAGTTGTATTGGCATTTTTATTAGCAGGTTGCATTAACTATGAACAAAGGGTTCTCATTTATCCGGATGGTTCCGGAAATATGGAAATTCATTATTGGATGCACATACCGGATTCAACGGTAGGAAAATCAGTTGCAAATCTCGGAATATTTATTCCTGATTCGATCCGCAATGAATTCAGCTCACCCTTCGTAAAAATTTTGGATATTACATCCTATTCAGATAGTACCGACTCAACAATTCATTCCGTGATAAAAATAGAATTCAGCAGCATTGATTCATTAAACACGATTAAGGCATTTGCACAATCGGAATTTTCACTAAAGGATGGAGCATCAAATCAGAAAATTTTTACTCAGTTTATTCCTCCGGTAACCACAGGATTCGGAATTGATGGTTCAAAATTTTTTGTAAAATATGTATATGAAATCCGTGGAGACATAATTACGCATAACGCTATAAGCCAAAAGAAAAACATTTTAACCTGGCAATACAATTTGAATGAGATTGGTAGGGGTAAAACCATATCAGTTACCTTTAAGCCATACAAATTAAAAGAAACACCCAAATGGATTTATTATTTAGCCGGTTTAGTATTGCTTGTGGTAATATTTTACCTTTTCCGAAAGAAAAAAGATTAATTAACCGTAGTTAGCAGAAGTTAAATTTTATTGACAGAGCAGAGTGCTTTGGTTATATTTCGCCTCTGCTTTTTAAAAAGCTGAGAAGGATTTTATGATTTCAACAGAATTTATGATTTTTTCGGGCAGCTCTAACCTTCCGTTAGCCCAAAAAATTGCTGAAAAGATTGGTACTGATTTAGGACAGATTGAATTAAAAAGATTCAGTGATGGCGAGATTTGGGTAAAATATGGTGAGAATATTCGCGGAAGAGATATTTTCATCATTCAATCAACAAATCCTCCAGCTGAAAACATAATGGAATTGCTGATTATGCTTGATGCTGCAAGAAGAGCATCAGCCAAAAGAGTAACAGCAGTAATTCCTTACTTTGGTTATTCAAGACAGGATAGAAAAGATCAGCCAAGAGTTGCAATCACAGCAAAGCTAATGGCTAATCTTATAACTGAAGCTGGTGCTGACCGTGTAATTGCAATGGATTTACACGCATCACAGATCCAGGGTTTTTTTGATATACCTTTTGATCATCTTTACGGATCATCAGTGTTCTTAAATCGTTTGAATGGTCTGTCAGAAAATCTTTCAATCGTTTCACCGGATGTTGGTGGAATAAAGATTGCACGAGCTTATGCAAAAATGCTTAATTCAAGTTTGATTGTAATTGATAAAAGAAGACCAAAGCAAAATGTTGCAGAAGTGATGAATATAATAGGTGAAGTTGAAGGAAGAGATATTTTAATTGTTGATGATTTAATTGACACTGCCGGAACATTTGTTGGTGCAGTAAATGCTCTGAAGGCAAAAGGTGCTAATAAAATTTATGGAGCAATCACTCATCCGCTTCTTTCGGGAAAAGCATTTGAGAGATTAAAGAATTGCGATGATTTAGAAAGACTATATGTAACTGACTCTATAAATATTGATGAGACTCAATGCGAAAAGATATCCGTTGTATCCGCAGCGGGTTTATTTGCAGAAGCAATAATCAGAACTCATAACAATGAATCAATCAGTTCATTATTTAACATAGATAAAGGATAATTAGAATCTGGAGTAAATATGGATAAAGTAACTTTAGAAGCAAAGAAAAGACAAACACCTACTAAATCAGCTTTAAATCAGTTGAGAAAAAGTGGTAAAGTTCCGGGTGTTTTCTATTCTAAACATCACGAACCGATTACTATAGAAGTACCTGAATCGGCAATAAAGCCATTGGTATTCACATCCAAAACAAGTTGGATTTCTCTTAGTTTAGATAGTGGTGAAAAATATGACTGCGTAATTAAAGATGTTCAGTTTGATCCTGTTACGGATAAAATTGTTCACTTTGATTTAATTGGTTTGCAGGTTGGAGAAAAAATTCAATTCGAGGTTCCGGTATTATTAAAAGGAACCGCTATTGGAGTAAAAGAAGGTGGAGTTGTTCAGCATTTTGCCCACAAGCTGGAAGTAGAATGCTTACCAACAGATATTCCCGAACATATTGAAGTTGATATAACAAATCTTAAAATCGGAGATTCTATTCATGTTTCTG
This genomic window contains:
- the rnr gene encoding ribonuclease R, with translation MKKELKAFFKKNPGRSYKAKEIARRLNANSDHQYEALKSALNKLYDEKFLTRTGKRFKLNQIPSTNKITGTLELTEGGYGFVIPDNRKLSDIFIAARNLGTAFDGDKVEVVLFAKQKGRNLEGQIVNVISRKRKEYVGILKKEKSLYYITPDEPTIHRDIYIDPQKINSAKVGDKVVVGNLVWEIPTQNPIGEIIEVLGKPGSLDTEVTSIAKEFGLRYRFPSSVVNEADEIIFEITSEELKHRVDFREKNVITIDPEDAKDFDDALSIEKNENGNFIVGIHIADVSHYVDYDSFLDQEAQQRGNSVYLVGKVIPMLPENLSNNICSLVPNEDRLTYSVIVEMTPRGRIVDYQIKKTIINSKRRFNYDEVQKIIETGEGDFAEDILNLDKLAKILRRKRMKEGSFDFNTLEVKFKLDEYGRPLEAYIKSMKDSNMLVEEFMLLANKIVAQHIALPKRGEAKPFVYRVHDLPDQEKIFEFVRFVKSLGYQVNPNLIKKSSEFQKLLDQVKGKEEEPLINELAIRSMAKAFYSPRNIGHYGLGFKYYTHFTSPIRRYSDLLVHRLLYKYIESPKLPGYTLEELEEICEHISACERTAMEAERYSVKLKQVELLSNRVGDEFHAIISGVVHFGIFVKITDILAEGLIRLRDLEDDFYIYDEKKYAIIGKRTKKMYRLGDKVSVKLVRVNEERLELDFLIVE
- a CDS encoding biopolymer transporter Tol is translated as MKKIFLILFAFVITSQTGFAQFGKNKVQYKDYVWYYIQTDHFDIYFNEGGETLTEFTAQAAEDALSSIQNTFKYKINSRITIIVYNSQNDFQETNVTDTYLSEGIQGFTELFKNRVVIQFTGSYKQFRHLIHHELVHAVMNDMYYGGSIQNIISSNISLQFPIWFSEGLAEYEALGWDVDTDMFLRDATISENLPDMMNLDGYFAYRGGQSVFYYIANKYGRQKIGELMNKIKGVGNVPEAFRQTLGIDLKELGERWKKEIKKTYWPDIALREDPEQFAKRLTNPKNDDGFYNTSPALSPQGDKIAFISNRNFYFDVFIMDAIDGKIIKRIVKGNRTPDFEELNILTPGLTWSPDGNKIALSAKSNGYDIIYIIDVNTEDRKSLPVKLEAIHSVTWSHDGTRLAFIGQDKKQSDVYIYELETNVLTNLTNDSFGDYDPSWSNDDRYIYFSSDRGDNIKTDKVLDGVSIYNTDYKQKDIYRIVLENRRIERITNLPESDETFPHQSADGKNLIFISDINGINNIYTFDHKRDDNSLKVANEETDLTPITNSLTGLYQLSLSYDTKKMAFSSLYESVFNIFLMNNPFEPKTNLKPLKPTLFIEKMRKKELDGDGQIVVVDEAIADTTQKNADDITIFTGNVVDPNDTLSKAERDYSRYIFGITQAQDSAKQISNLFMPQDNLDDEGNFKVRKYKVTFGPDLVYANAGYSTFYGLIGTTILSFSDVLGDHRLIGVTGLQIDLKNSDYGLAYYYLGGRIKYGVEGFHTARFVNLIRGDYINLYRFRNFQLSVNANYPLNRFYRFEGGVSYMNVRSENLDDYTVPLEEASFFVPQLAFVHDNVLWGYTSPIEGTRYRFDTYGNPGIGNKNLSFWTATGDYRTYFRFFTDYSFAIRFSGGYSTGANAQRFFMGGTENWINRSFATTEIPINSTTDFAFLTVVLPMRGFDYSERIGTKYALMNYEFRYPLIGYLIPRGIPLFFANILGTVFLDIGTAWNDNKQLQLFDKNQFGQTRTKDLLIGTGVGSRVYFLGFLLKFDVAWAYFVEKWSEPKFYFSIGLDY
- a CDS encoding FmdB family zinc ribbon protein, yielding MPTYDYKCSVCNYTFEYFQSMKDQPLTTCPKCGGQLKRLIGPGAGPIFKGNGFYQTDYKNNSNNSNSGSSKKNNTKSESTVKEAAA
- a CDS encoding ribose-phosphate pyrophosphokinase gives rise to the protein MISTEFMIFSGSSNLPLAQKIAEKIGTDLGQIELKRFSDGEIWVKYGENIRGRDIFIIQSTNPPAENIMELLIMLDAARRASAKRVTAVIPYFGYSRQDRKDQPRVAITAKLMANLITEAGADRVIAMDLHASQIQGFFDIPFDHLYGSSVFLNRLNGLSENLSIVSPDVGGIKIARAYAKMLNSSLIVIDKRRPKQNVAEVMNIIGEVEGRDILIVDDLIDTAGTFVGAVNALKAKGANKIYGAITHPLLSGKAFERLKNCDDLERLYVTDSINIDETQCEKISVVSAAGLFAEAIIRTHNNESISSLFNIDKG
- a CDS encoding 50S ribosomal protein L25; the encoded protein is MDKVTLEAKKRQTPTKSALNQLRKSGKVPGVFYSKHHEPITIEVPESAIKPLVFTSKTSWISLSLDSGEKYDCVIKDVQFDPVTDKIVHFDLIGLQVGEKIQFEVPVLLKGTAIGVKEGGVVQHFAHKLEVECLPTDIPEHIEVDITNLKIGDSIHVSDLSVPGISFITSADALVVSVTHPRAEKEEVPAAEGEAPAEPEVIGKGKPKEEEEE